The following proteins come from a genomic window of Citrobacter europaeus:
- a CDS encoding flagellar assembly protein H: protein MAIETIRGRYRLHRFPPRQRHLQAEQLTPGITPADYQRQLMDGFQEGLQKGFEQGMTEGQEQGFQEGHQKGHDEGRRQGYTEGSLAGQQEGRKQFERAAQPLEAISGKVNDYLAHIQRKQREDLLQLVEKVTRQVIRCELALQPTQLLSLVEEAISAFPAMPESLQVLLSNEEFNRIKDAAPEKVAEWGLTPSPDLQAGECRVITDKSELDIGCEHRLDQCMSALKESLLPEPTGE from the coding sequence TTGAAACCATTCGTGGTCGTTACCGACTGCACCGCTTTCCTCCTCGCCAGCGCCATTTGCAGGCTGAACAGCTCACGCCGGGGATCACGCCGGCGGATTATCAGCGCCAACTGATGGACGGCTTCCAGGAAGGTCTGCAAAAAGGCTTTGAGCAAGGGATGACCGAAGGCCAGGAGCAGGGCTTTCAGGAAGGCCATCAGAAAGGACACGATGAAGGCCGTCGTCAGGGATACACTGAAGGCAGCCTGGCCGGGCAGCAGGAAGGGCGTAAACAGTTTGAGCGGGCAGCGCAGCCGCTGGAAGCTATCTCGGGCAAAGTGAACGATTACCTGGCGCACATTCAGCGTAAACAGCGGGAAGACCTGCTGCAACTGGTTGAAAAGGTTACACGTCAGGTGATTCGTTGCGAGCTGGCGCTGCAACCGACGCAGTTGCTATCGCTGGTTGAAGAGGCGATTTCGGCCTTTCCGGCGATGCCTGAGTCGCTACAGGTTCTGCTGAGTAATGAAGAATTTAACCGCATCAAAGATGCTGCGCCGGAGAAGGTCGCTGAATGGGGGTTGACCCCATCTCCCGATCTACAGGCGGGCGAGTGTCGGGTGATTACCGATAAATCCGAGCTGGATATTGGCTGCGAGCATCGTCTCGACCAATGCATGTCGGCGCTGAAAGAGTCGCTGCTGCCGGAGCCGACGGGTGAGTGA